CGTCGTCATCGGCGATTGGGCCCGTCCATGGAATCTGCGCGGCGACCGCTCCGTCTCCGGCGCGCCGCCCGCCGCACTCTGGGCCACCGACCCGGCAGGTTTCGGGCAGATCGGCTGCGTCTACACCGCTCAGGGCTTCGAGTACGACTGGTCCGGCGTCATCATCGGCCCCGATCTGGTTTGGCGCGACGACCACTGGGTAACGGACCGCACGGCGTCCAAGGACCCGGTCTTCAGGGGGTCGACCCCGGACGCCGACGTGGACCGCCTGATCCGCAACACGTACAAGGTCCTGCTGACGCGGGGCATGGTGGGGACGATCGTGTACTCGACGGATGCGGAGACGCGGGAGAAGCTGCGGGAGCTGGCGGGGGGAGTGGCACAGGAGGCTGTCGCCAGGTAACGACAACCGACTGGTCCCTTGGTGATTGTCAGGGCATGCCGTGGCCGGATACCTGGAACCGTGTCGGCTCCGCCAGAGCGGCCCGGGCGCCGTCGAAGTCCGCGAGGCGGGCTGCCAGGGTGGCTACGGCCAGGCGTTCGGGGAGGGCGGCGGAGAACTTCAGGCCGCTCACAGCCCGGCGGTCGACGTCGGGAAGTACGAGAGGTGCTGATGTATCGACGGCCTGGCGTGCGCTGCGCCACATTTCTGGGCTGAGGTCCTCCCTGAGGCGCACGTAGCAGTCCGCGGGCCGCTGTACGGGGTCGCAGATCGAGGACAGCGTCGCGGTCAGGGTGGCGTTCGCTCGGTAGCCGGCCCAGGTCCACCAGCGCATGTCGCCGCCCACCCGGGTGATCAACGTGCCCCCGGGATGCACCAGGTCGGGTCCGTCGAGCCGGCGCCACTCGGCCAGGACGGCCTCGGCGCGCCGGGTGAGGGAGACAGGAGGATCGGCGCCGAGGAGCACCTCGCGCATGGCCCGGCATAAGGCGTACGAGAGGCCCGCCAGGGCGCCGTTCGTCCACTTGGCCACGCCTCCGCTGTCCACGGGGACGACAAAGGCCCGCCGGCGCCCCCAGTCGATGAACGTCACCTGCCAACTGCGCCCCGCAAGCAGCAGCCGACGCGGTCCCGGCCGTTCCTCGGTCAGAACGGACGGGTCCGTCCGGCCTATCTCCGTGCGCCCCGAGAGGACGGTGAACTGCGGAGGCGCGGTGAACGAGGCAGTCAGCGCGATGAAGTGGCGGTGGCCGAAACGGCGCTCGGCCTCCGGTCCCACGAAAAGCATCCCGCTGTCCGTGTCGAGGAACCCCTCCCTCACCAGGTGTCGCAGGACCGGCTCGGCGGAGCTGTCGAACGGTGCGAGACCGTTCCATTGCTGAGCCCACACCTGGTCGCCGAGTCGGTGCTCTTGGAGGGCCATGGCGAGGAGTTGCTGCGCCGCCAGGTGGCGAGGTTCCGGCGGTGGTGTGACGGGCTCGACCCAGCCGCGTCCCCAGAGCAGCAGCAGCCCCGCCGCTTGGAGGAGGGTGTCTCTGCGGGTGGCGAGGAACAGGCAGTTCCGGCTGGAGCCCGGACGCCGCCCCGTCCGGCCGATGCGCTGGAGGAACGAGGCGACGGTAGCCGGTGCGTCGATCTGGATGACGCGATCCAGGTCCCCGACATCGATCCCCAGCTCGAGCGTGGACGTGGCGACGATGACACAGTCACGGCCTGCCGCGAACGCCTCCTCCGACCGTGCGCGCTCCTCCATCGACAGGGAGGCGTGGGACAGGAAGACACTGACATCTCGCGCTCGCAGGGCTGCACCCAGTTCCTCGACCTGTCGCCGGGACTCGCAGAACACCAGGCGCTTCTCGCCCCTGTGCAGGGTGGCGATGAGCTTGGCCGCATTGTCCAGGGAGCCCACGTGGTCGAGCTCGACGGCGCCCGCGGGTCGCCCGAGCGGGGCGCCCGCTTCAGGCCCCAGCGGGAGGGCAGCGGTCCCGGCGAGGCGAACCTCCGGTGCCACGACCTGACCCGGCCGCTTCCCCACCCCGGCACCCTGCAACCAGGTGAGCAGCCGGTCCGGATTCCCAACGGTGGCCGACAGACCGATGCGTTGGATGGGGCGTCCGGTGACGCGTTGCAGGCGTTCCAGCACGGCGAGGAGGTGCCAGCCGCGGTCGTCCCCGGCGAAGGCGTGCACCTCGTCGACCACGACGGCCCGCACGCTGCCCAGCAGATGAGCGTGGTCGGTCTTGACCCCGATGAGCATGGCTTCCAGGGATTCCGGCGTGGTGAGCAGGATGTCCGGGGGGGCGGCACGGATACGGCGGCGCTGCGCCTGGCTGGTGTCACCGTGCCACAGCTCGGCGCGCCG
The nucleotide sequence above comes from Streptomyces sp. TS71-3. Encoded proteins:
- a CDS encoding DEAD/DEAH box helicase; translation: MPDVSDANDPVDRLDAVILHHVVNTLGWPDLRPLQREAIRPVMDGDDALLLAPTAGGKTEAACLPVLSAMTERRWAGLSVLYLCPLKALLNNLAPRIDTYARWLGRRAELWHGDTSQAQRRRIRAAPPDILLTTPESLEAMLIGVKTDHAHLLGSVRAVVVDEVHAFAGDDRGWHLLAVLERLQRVTGRPIQRIGLSATVGNPDRLLTWLQGAGVGKRPGQVVAPEVRLAGTAALPLGPEAGAPLGRPAGAVELDHVGSLDNAAKLIATLHRGEKRLVFCESRRQVEELGAALRARDVSVFLSHASLSMEERARSEEAFAAGRDCVIVATSTLELGIDVGDLDRVIQIDAPATVASFLQRIGRTGRRPGSSRNCLFLATRRDTLLQAAGLLLLWGRGWVEPVTPPPEPRHLAAQQLLAMALQEHRLGDQVWAQQWNGLAPFDSSAEPVLRHLVREGFLDTDSGMLFVGPEAERRFGHRHFIALTASFTAPPQFTVLSGRTEIGRTDPSVLTEERPGPRRLLLAGRSWQVTFIDWGRRRAFVVPVDSGGVAKWTNGALAGLSYALCRAMREVLLGADPPVSLTRRAEAVLAEWRRLDGPDLVHPGGTLITRVGGDMRWWTWAGYRANATLTATLSSICDPVQRPADCYVRLREDLSPEMWRSARQAVDTSAPLVLPDVDRRAVSGLKFSAALPERLAVATLAARLADFDGARAALAEPTRFQVSGHGMP